From the Streptomyces sp. Sge12 genome, the window CCGACGCCGATATCAAGTACGTGTTCCTGGGAAAGGAATTGGGTGCGCGCACCGAAGATCCGACCTGCTATTCTGACGGGCGGGTACGATATGACCGTCTTGCCCGGACATCGAATTTCATCTGCGGAATCAAACGCCTGCGGAACGGTTCGCGGATCGAGCGAATCGCCGTCATGTGCACCGAGCAAGAACCACTCGACTGCCATCGCTGCGTGCTCGTCTCACGAGTCCTCGAAGAGGACGGGATCACTGTCGGACATATTCATGGCGATGGGCACGTCGAGGATCACACCTCGGCAATGCAGCGCCTGATGGCCAACTACAGGCTCGATCAGGAGGATCTTTTCCGGACCTCGGCCGAGCGCCTCCAAGAGGCTCTCGAACGTCAGGAACAACGGATTGCATACGTAAATGAAGAGCTTCGCGCCGACGGGACAGCGAAAGGATGAAACTTTACACCATTGGATTCACGAAGAAGTCCGCCGAAAAATTCTTCGGACTATTACGTGAAGCCGGAGTGACGACGCTGATCGATGCTCGACTCAACAACGTCTCACAACTGTCCGGTTTCGCTAAGCGTGACGATCTGAAATACTTCCTGAGCGAGATCTGCGGGGCGCAGTACACTCACCTCACCGAGCTGGCCCCGACCAAGGAAATGCTCGACGCCTACAAAAAGCGTGATATCGACTGGGCGGCCTATGAAGTACAATTCCTCGAATTGATGAAGGCTCGTCAGATTGAGGGCACCATCCGGCGGGAAACGCTCGACAATGCAGTCCTACTGTGCAGCGAGGACAGTGCACGGAATTGCCATCGCCGACTGGTCGCGGAATATCTCGCACAGCGATGGGATGACGTCACAATCGAGCACCTGGCGTGAGCGACGACACTGCGGTCAAGACCTGACGGCCCTCCTCCGGTCCGCCCCCTGGAGGTACGACGACATCGTCGTCGGCAACTACAGCGCCACGGGCACCACCGGCCGCGTGTGTTGGATCGCGCGTGTTCGCCAAGGTCCGCGCGCCGCGACGGCGCCGGTCAATCGTGCGCTCAGAGGGGCCAGTTGATGACGCCGGACTGCGAGTCCACCCATTGCGCCGGACGCGGCGGCCAGTCCGAGCCGGGGCCGGGTTCGGAAGGCAGAGCCGACGATGCAGTGGACGAGCACAAATAGCGACCCGTCAGCGACCTGTTGCGAGGTGCTTGTTTTCGCAGGTCAGGTGCAGTCATGACGCGCTCCGCGCAGTAGATTCCCAAAGTTGTGGCGCAGGTCCGATTTCCCGTCATCCGCTCAGATGCGAGGGCCCAGGTCAGCGACCTGGGCCCTCTTCGTTACGGCGGCCCTGCCGCTCAGGAAATTCCCGTGCCGGTGCGGTGTGAGGATCTCTCACGTGGGTCCATGAGTGACGACGTGTGGACAGGAGTGCGGGAGCGGGTGCTCCGGATCGCTGAGCAGCCCGGGGCGGATGAGATCTTCGGAGCTCGGGGCCACGGCTTCCGCCTCGGCTCGGTCATGAGCGAAGAGCAGCTCCAGGCTCTGGAGTCGGACCTGGGCTCCGAACTGCCCGCAGGGTACCGGGGTTTCCTCCTCCAGGTCGGACGAGGGGGCGCCGGTCCCGGCTACGGCCTGATGACACCTGCTCCGGGCGACGACGGATGGCAGTGGATCGGCAGCGGGCTCAAGTACCCCGCGCAACAGACCGCCGCCGAGTTCGCCGGACGGCCCTTCGCGGCAGAGGGGCTACAGGGCGAGCTCACCGCACTCGAGGCGCAGGAGCCCGCACCGGACGCCTTCGCGGACGACGACGAGTTCCGCCGCGCGCACGCGGCCTGGGACGCACAGTACGAGGAGATGTACGACGACCAGGAGGCGGGTGCGGTGTTCCTCAGCGAGCAGGGGTGCGGTTATGCGTGGCTGCTCGTGATGACCGGCCCACACCGCGGTGCCGTCTGGGAGGACCTGCGGCCGGCGGACGGGGGGATCAAGCCGTCCGGACACGGTTTCGACCACTGGTACCTGAGCTGGCTCGAGCTCGCCGAGCGACGGCTCGGGACCTGACACGGTGAGGCTCCGCTCCGCCCCGAACGAATCTCTCGTAGCCAGGACATGGTCAGCACGGCGGCGCCGGTGGCGCGGACACGAGCGCACGAGCCGCGCCCGCGGCGACGTGGCTGCTATGCCTGCGGTCCGTTGGCGCCCTCTGGAGGCGGACGGTGGCGTCGATGTCGTCGGCGAGCCTGCGCTGGT encodes:
- a CDS encoding SMI1/KNR4 family protein produces the protein MSDDVWTGVRERVLRIAEQPGADEIFGARGHGFRLGSVMSEEQLQALESDLGSELPAGYRGFLLQVGRGGAGPGYGLMTPAPGDDGWQWIGSGLKYPAQQTAAEFAGRPFAAEGLQGELTALEAQEPAPDAFADDDEFRRAHAAWDAQYEEMYDDQEAGAVFLSEQGCGYAWLLVMTGPHRGAVWEDLRPADGGIKPSGHGFDHWYLSWLELAERRLGT
- a CDS encoding DUF488 domain-containing protein; amino-acid sequence: MTTHTVFTVGHSTHSISAFLSLLQKHGITAVADVRSMPVSRFTPQFNRYAIERALSDADIKYVFLGKELGARTEDPTCYSDGRVRYDRLARTSNFICGIKRLRNGSRIERIAVMCTEQEPLDCHRCVLVSRVLEEDGITVGHIHGDGHVEDHTSAMQRLMANYRLDQEDLFRTSAERLQEALERQEQRIAYVNEELRADGTAKG
- a CDS encoding DUF488 domain-containing protein; its protein translation is MKLYTIGFTKKSAEKFFGLLREAGVTTLIDARLNNVSQLSGFAKRDDLKYFLSEICGAQYTHLTELAPTKEMLDAYKKRDIDWAAYEVQFLELMKARQIEGTIRRETLDNAVLLCSEDSARNCHRRLVAEYLAQRWDDVTIEHLA